From the Jilunia laotingensis genome, the window TATAGGTACGTTAAATTTTTCGGCAAATATTTCTACATACTTGTTGAAGTTTGTCAACAAAATATATTCTCCAAAATCCTCTAAACTACGTTTTGTATACCGGGGTAACCAATTGGTTACGATTTCTTCTTTTGTTTTCATAAGATTCATTAAATTTGTGCGCTCTTTAAAAGAGCCATTATTTAACTTACAAAAATACGAAATGTTATCGTTAAACTTACCTATCTTTGATACAAAAATAGTGTCACGAAACGGAAAAAATGTTATTTTCGATGTGATTCGTAAACGATATGTTGCCTTGACACCTGAAGAATGGGTACGGCAACATTTTGTTCATTTTCTTATTAACTATAAAGAATACCCGAGCGCGTTAATGGCTAATGAGGTATTACTCAATTTAAATGGTACAAAGAAACGTTGTGATACCGTATTATACCGAAGGGATCTAACAGCAAGGATGATTATAGAATACAAAGCACCACATATCAATATAACACAAGCTGTATTTGATCAGATAACCCGTTATAATTTGGTATTGAGAGTTGATTATTTGATAGTAAGTAATGGTATGCATCACTATTGTTGTAAGATGGATTATAATAATCAGTGTTATACATTTCTTGATGATATTCCGGATTATAAAGTATTATGAGTATTTATAGCAAGAAGAATTGGAATACAAATTACCGAAATAATGGATATATGATAATGTAATTTGTATTCCAATTCTTTTTTTATTTTACAGTTTCGTTAGTTTGCGTATTTTTTTTCTTGCGTGAGAATCGTTCCTGCCACTTTTGCATTAATTCATAGAAGCTCGGAATATAAATTGTGGCGAGAATGGTATTCATTGCCATTCCGAATACAACTGCAGCTCCTAGGGCGATGCGGCTTTCTGCACCTGCACCGGTTGCAAATAGCAAAGGCATTACTCCTAATACAAAGGCAAAGGATGTCATTAAGATAGGTCTTAACCGTACATGTCCTGCTTCATATGCTGCATCCCTGATCGAATTTCCTTCTGCTCTGAAATCTCGAGCAAACTCTACGATAAGAATACCGTTTTTTGCTGAAAGAGCAATAAGTAAGATTATTCCGATTTGAGTATAGATACTTACGGGTGTTCCCATAATGAAACAACCGATCATTGCACCTAATAAAGCGACTGGTAATCCCATGATTGCAGCTATCGGGCTGGTCCAACTTTCATATTGAGCTGCTAATACAAGGAAGGCTACTAATAATGCCATAAGGAAAACGATGGTTGTTGTACTTCCTGCCTGTGTTTCTTGGTAAGCGACAGAAGTCCATTCATAACCAAACTCTCCTCCTAATTGCTCGCTAATTAATTCCTGCATTTGCTGGATACCTTCTCCAGAAGAATGTCCGGGAGCGACATTACATGTTACTGCGGCTGTTTGGTACATATTATAACGATTAATTTGATCCTGTCCCAGTTGTTCTTCTAATTGAGTGAAGGATGAGAAAGGCACCATCTCTCCTTTTTCATTTGGAACACTGAGTTTCATTACATCGTCAATTACCTTTTGGGATTGATCACTTGCTTCTATTTTTACTTGATAGATCCGACCGAATTGTACATAGTCATTTACATAGGCTGCCCCCATGTAATAGCCTAATGTAGAAAAAACTTGGTTCAATTGGATACCCATAAATTGTACCTTGTCTCGATCGATATTCAGAAAATATTGCGGGACGTTAGCCTGATATTGACTACTGACAGAGGCTAATGCTGGTTTGGAGCGATAATTAGTTAGTAAAGTGCCAATAGCCTGTTGCATTTCTGTTGGTCCTAGGTTGCGGGTATCTTCCAGTTGTAATTGCAAACCTCCGGTAGCTCCGAGTCCAGGTATAGCAGGTGGCACCATTGCAAAAATTTGAGCTTCTTGTATACCATATGCCATTTCATTGAACCGTTGAACTACTGCAGCAGCTGTGTGTTCTTTGCCTTTTCTATCTCCCCATGGTTTTAGAACAACAAAATAGGTTCCTGAGTTACTCTGTTCGCCACCCATAATTGAGAAACCGGAAATTCCGATATAGTTTTTCACTTCCGGATAAGTATCAAGGATTGCATTAATCTGTTTTCCAACAGCTTGGGTACGTTCCAAACTAGATGCGGGTGGCAGTTGTACAACAGCGATAAAGTATCCGTCGTCTTCATCAGGAACGAAAGTAGACGGCCATTTTGTAAATAATAAGATTGCTATGGCAGTGAAGACAGCATATGAAATAAAAGCCGTTACCGGTCGTTCCAATAGCCATTTCACTATACGGTCATATAGTCCTTGCGTTTTATCATATGCTTTATTAAACCCTCTATAAATAAAAAATTTAGATGGTTTACTCTTGGTTAGAAATAAAGCGCAAAGTGCAGGTGTTAAAGTTAATGAGTTAAATCCACTGAGTACTGTAGAGGCAGCAATGGTTAAGGCAAATTGTTTATACAATTGTCCGGAAATACCACTGATCAGCGTTGTCGGAATAAAAACAGCTAGAAGTACGAGTACCACACCAACAATGGGACCGGTGATTTCTCCCATCGCTTTCGTTACAGCCTCACGTGGAGAATATTGACCGGTTTCCAACAGCCGTGAAGCATTTTCTACTACCACTATGGCATCATCTACTACAATTGCTACAGCTAATATTAAACCGAATAATGTCAAAGTATTTATAGAGAATCCCAAAGCAGCCATTACTGCAAGTGTACCGATGAGAGATACAGGAATGGTAAGGCATGGAATAATGACAGCACGCCAGTTTTGCAGGAACAGAAATATGACAAGTACTACCAATAAAGTTGTTTCGAGAAAAGTTACTAATACTTCGTTGATAGATTCGTTGATGACATCTGTTGTATCTAATGTAACACTATATTCAACTCCTGAAGGAAAGTTGGTGGCAAGCTCTTGCATTTTGGCCTTTACACCTTTTGATACATCCAATGAATTGGAACCAGGTTGTTGATAAATAGCAATCGCAGCCGTTGGCTTACCACGAAGTTGGGAAACAACATTGTAAGATCCTGAACCGAGATCTATACGTGCTACATCTTTTAATCGGAGCATCCTCCCTCCTTCCTCACTTCGAAGAATGATATTCCCGAATTCATTGGGAGAAGAAAGTCGTCCCTTCACACTTAAACTATACTGAAATGCATTCGTATTATTTTTCCCAATAGGTTGACCAACAGTTCCAGCACTAACTTCCATATTTTGAGCCTGAATAGCCTGATAGACTTCTGCCGGAGAAATACCACGAATGCGCATTGCCTCAGGATCTAACCAAATACGCATGGAATAATCTCCTGCACCCATTACGTTGACGGCACCAACTCCAGGGACTCGTGTTAATTGATCTACTAAGTTCAGTTTAGCATAATTAGTTAAATAAAGTCCATTATAAATAGAATCTTGGGCAGACATTGTAAGGAACATAACGATATTTGACGATTGCTTTTGTACTGTGACCCCCTGTACTATTACAGGCTCGGGAAGCGAGGATTGAGCGACACTTACCCGATTCTGTACTTGTACTGTTGCCATATCCACATCCGTACCTACTGCAAAAGTAATAGTTAATGAATATGCACCTGATGATGATGAAGTGGATGACATATAAAGCATTCCATCGACACCGTTAACTTGTTGTTCAATGGGGATACCTACTGTTTGAGCTACAGTCTCGGCATTTGCTCCAGGGTAGAAAGCAGAGACCTGTACAGTGGGTGGTGTTATGTCTGGAAATTGCGCAACAGGCAATATATTTAGTGTCACCAGACCTGCTACCACAATAATAAGTGCCAGAACAGTAGCAAAAATAGGTCGGTTGATGAAGAATTTTGAAAACATAAGTCAATAATTAAAAAGGTTGTTGAATAGAGTTATTAATGAGGACAGATACTTCTGACCTTATTTGGAAGAAGGATGTATCTTCATTCCATCTCTTACTTTCATCAATGCTTTTGTAACATATCGTTCTTGTGGGGATAAGCCACTGGTAATTTGTTGTAAAGTATCTTCTATAAGCTGTCCAACGGTAACATGACGGTAATTTACAATATCTGAGTCATTTACGACATAGAGATATCTTCCTAATTGATCTGTACCGATTGAAGCGGAGTTGACTAATAGAGCCTGTTTTTGTTCACCATAAGGAAGAGTAATGCTGACATATAATCCGCTTTTGAGCAATCCATCCGGATTTTCAAGGTTGGCCCGGATCGTAAGTGTTCCTGTATTGATATCAACATTAGGTGATAAATAGTCAAGTGTACCCGGATAAGTCTGGCTTCCGTCTTTACCCAACTTTACGGTTACATTTTTAGGAAGCTGTGACATTTCGTTATTAACTCCTGTTCTGAGATTGTTACTCATTAACATTGCAAGCCATTGATTGTCTGCAACATTGAAGTAAGTATACATCTTGTTATCTTTATAAAGAGTAGCTAACGTAACAGGTTGTATGGCAGCACTGATATAGCTACCGATATCGACTGTATTCCGGCTGACGGTTCCGTCAAAAGGAGCCCGGATATAACAATATCCCAAATTCGTACGAGCCGTGTTTAAAGCTGCTTCAGCATTACTTACTGCAGCAGTTTCTTCTGCGACTGCCGATTCGGCTTGTAACACTTGTATTCTGCTGACCGCATCACTTTTTAAAGCTTCTCGCATTCGGGTATAGTTATTTCGTGCATAAGTCAGTTGGGCTTGTGCTGTTTTAAGCGCAGCTTCTGCTTGTGTTACATTATCTTTGTAGATGGTCGGTTCGATGATAAACAAAAGTTGTCCCTTTTTTACTTTGCTTCCTGGAGAAAAGGAAGTCGCTTGCAATGTACCGTTTACACGGGCGACCAGATCTACAGTTTGTTCTGCAGTTAAATAACCCGGATAATCTTGGGTGAGTACGATATCTTTGATAATGGGTTTGGCTACGCTTATTTCAGGTATAGGCATCGTCCTTCCGGTAGCTTCTTTTTTATTTCCACAACCTGTAAGAAGTGGCAAAACGAGGAGGATATACATTAGTTTTTTCATAATCCGTAATTTATTATTCTTAATTCATAAAATCAATTATTCCACCCTCCACCTAATGCTTGATAAAGGGCAATCAACTGTAACAAAGAATTCCCTCGCGCTTGTACAAGTTGATTCTCATAACTTAATAATGAACGTTGTGCGTCCAACACATTTTGGAAAGGAGTGAGACCTTGTTTATAAAGATCCAGAGACAAGGTTAATGTTTCTTGTCCTTGATTACGTACTTCACGCAAGGCAACGATTTCCTTTATGGAATTGCTGTATGAAGTCATTGCATTTTCTGTTTCCTGAATAGCAGTTAAAACAGTCTGATTGAATTGATTGATAGATTCATCCAATTGTGCTTTGGCCAATTTAGTGGCATTCATCAATTTCCCTCCACTGAATATAGTCCAAGTCAAAGAAGGGGCTATTTCATATGTGAAACTTTTATGGTTAGACATGTCTTTAAAATCCTTTGATGAAAATCCAATAGCTCCTTTAAGAAAGACCTGTGGCAACCAATCTGATTTAGATGCCCCTACTAGTGCAGCCTGAGCGTTAACTTGCCGTTCGGCACTCCGTATATCAGGCCTTCTCATTAGCAGGTCAGCTGGTAAACCAATGCTTATTGGTTCCATGTAATCGGGTAAATCCCCTATCCGCTCAAGTGAAGGACGTATTTCTTGTGGATACATTCCCAGTAATACAGCTAATGTATTGACATATTGGTTAATACCTGATTCCAGTTGCGGAATGGATGCTTTAGTACTATAATATACAGATTTTGCTTGTGCTACATCAAGTTTTGAGACGAGGCCTGTATTAAATCTTACTTCCGTGATTTTTAGTACAGCGGCTTGCGAAGCACAATTCTTTTCTACCACTTGTAATTCTTGTTGCAGCTCTCTCAAGTTGATGTATGCTGAAGCAACTTGTGCTGACAAAGAGACCATTACAGCAGTATACTCTTCTTTGCTGGCGGCAAAAGTTTCTTTTTGCGCCTTTACGCGTTGCCGGATACTCCCAAAAAGATCCAGTTCCCAGTTCATGTTTAAAGTAGCATCATAATAATGTTGTGTTGATTGAGGTAGTTCGCTGATAGTACCGCTTGTTTGTTGTTTAGTCCATCCTGCATTTATACCTAGTGAAGGGAAGAAACTGCTTCGTTCCATTCGTAAATTGGCTTTTGCCATATTCATTCGATCAATAGCGGTTAGAACGGAGTAATTTTGGTCTATAGCAATGGCAATTAGCGAATCTAAAGTCTGATCTCCAAATGATTTCCACCATTGATCATTTACAGGAAGCATTTGTTGAAACACTTCTCCCCCCTCCTCCCACGATGAAGGTAAAGGGGTATCCAAATAACGATTCGTTGTCTGTGCTGATGCTACAGCATAAAGAAACATAAAGAGCAGTAAGCTCCACATACGTATATTCATAAGCTTAGGCTATTAAGAAATGAAAAGGAAACAACTAAATTATGAGTTTGTTTATGAAAAGGTTGGGTTTGTGAGGCTATAGTACTTATAGTAGGCAGATAATAAAAAAGAGGGTGTATAGACCCTCTTTTTGTTGTGATGTATAAAAGTATTTTAGATATATCTATTATTCAGCGCTCTTTCTGCGAATAGCTCTTTTGGTGGTTGGAGCTGGAACTTCTTCTAATTTTGGGGCAATTTCTACTCCTGCTAATTCCGGGTCTATCATAATGCGTCCACAGTATTCGCAAACTATCACCTTTTTGCGTGAGCGTATATCCAACTGTCTCTGAGGTGGAATCTTGTTGAAGCATCCACCACAGGCATCACGTTGCACATATACGATACCCAAACCGTTGCGTGAGTTCTTACGTATACGTTTGAAAGATTGCAATAGGCGTGGTTCTATTTTTGTTTCTAGGTCTTTTGCTTTATCTCTCAATTTTTCTTCTTCCTGCTTAGTCTCAGAGATAATTTCATCCAACTCGTTTTTCTTCTGGTCAAGATCTTTCTGCCTCTCTTCCAATGCAAGATTGCTTTTTGCTACTTCTTCTGATTTTTCTTGTTCTTCAGCAGTAAATTCCTTGATTCTTTTTTCACAGAGTTCTATTTCCAGTGTCTGGAATTCAATTTCTTTCGTAAGAAAATCATATTCGCGATTGTTACGCACATTGTCCTGTTGTGACTTATATTTCTCGACCGAAGCTTTGGCGGTTTCGATCTCTACTCTTTTACCCGCAATAGCTGATTTTAATTCATCTACTTCAGCTTTGATCTTATCAATACGAGTGCTTAAACCAGCGATTTCGTCTTCAAGATCCTGTACTTCCAAAGGAAGTTCACCTCTTAAAGTCTTGATTTTATCAATTTCAGATAGCATGGTTTGTAATTGGAATAAAGTTTTTAACTTTTGCTCCACGGTCAACTCATTTGGATCTTTTTTTGCTTCTTTAGCCATATTACTTTATAAATATTTTATGGGATTCGTGTTCACTTTACTCAATTGGAGTGTAAAATTAGGAAATAAACCCCGGATTATGGAATAAAAAATTTCTTTTGTATACTGTTCACTTTCGTAGTGTCCGATCTCTGCTATCAGAATATCAGATTCATGACCGAAATAATCATGATATTTAATTTCTCCAGTAATAAAAACATCTGCTCTATTACGAATAGCTAATGGTAATAAGAAGGCACCTGCTCCACCACATAAAGCAACGGTTTGAATTTCTCGGCCGGTCAATTTATTATGTTTCAAGCATCCGACTTCGAATATTTTCTTGATGCGTTTCAAAAATTCCAATTCACTTTCAGGAGCTTCTAACTCACCTATTATTCCGGCACCGACCTGTATCCAAGAATTCTGTAACGGATAAATATCAAATGCCGGTTCTTCATAAGGATGAGCTGAAATCAAAGCACGTATGACTTCTCCTCTTTTATATACGGGAAAAATGGTTTCAATTCGCACTTCCTTTTCATTATGTAGTTCTCCAATGGTTCCGGAAAAAGGATTTGCTCCTTCTTGGGCACGGAATGTCCCCTCTCCTTCAATGTTGTAACTGCACGAGTCATAGTTCCCTATATGACCGCATCCAACAGAGAACAGAGCATTACGAACCATTTCAGCTTGTGCTAGTGGTACAAATGTTACCAATTTTACCAAGCAGTTTTCTTTAGGCTCGAGGATACGGACATTTTTAAGTCCTATCTTTTCAGCTATTTTGAAGTTCACTCCTTCAGATACATTATCTAAGTTCGTATGAGCCGAATAAATAACAATATCGTTTTTTATTGCTTTAAAGATACAGCGCTCTATATAATCTTTTCCTGTAATTGATTTATATCCTTTAAAGATAAGAGGGTGATGCGATATAACAAGGTTCAATCCGGATACTATCGCTTCATCCAGTACGGCTTCAGTAACGTCAAGACACAACAAAGCCCCTGTTGCTTCCGCATCTGTCAGTCCGATTTGCAGGCCGGCATTATCAAATCCGTCTTGCAATGGCAGAGGCGCGAATCGTTCAAGGGCGCTTACTATTTCCTTAATTTTCATTATTTGCAGAAAATTTGGATGCAAATATAAGGAAAAAATAGAAGGTATGTATTACTTTTATCGTTTTTTAGTACATACTAGTCGGAACTTGTATTTATGTGGAAACTTTTGAAGGAGATCATTAAGTAGTGCTAAATAGTGATTTCGACGATATTCCCATCTGGGTCTAGTATGGCACTCTCAAAAAATCCATCACCTGTAATGCGTGGCTCACTGGCGATTGTAAAACCGTCTTTACGCAGTTGTTCGGTAAGTTTAAGTACAGTTTCCTTACTTCCTGTCGAAAAAGAAAAGTGAGCTAATCCTATACTTGGGACAGTGTGTTGATGTGTTGTGATATCCTTTCTGCGCATAATTTCTATTTGAGCCCCTCCTGATTTGAAACTAATAAGATAAGATTCAAAACCTTTTAGTGAATTTACATATTTTTCATTACTAATACCATTGAAGTAACGGATATAGAAATTCTTCAGTTCTTCCAGCTGGGCTGTCCATAGGGCAATGTGATGAATGTGCATAGATGTTTCGTTTAATTATTATGGTTAATCATTAAATGATTGTATCTTTGCAAAGATAAGTAAAGTTCAGAATGAACCAATTGATTAAAGTCAAAATATGATAAGATGTTATAGTTCTCAGGATACTGACAGAGTGGTGCGTATTTGGCTGGAAGCTTCAATCCTTGCTCATCATTTTGTTCCCGCTTTGTACTGGATTGGAAAAGAAGAGGATATGCGTAATCAATATCTGCCACTTAGCCAAATATATGTATTCGAGGAGGAAGAAAGTAAAGTTGTGCAAGGTTTTGTTGCAATGGTGAACAACTATCTGGCTGCACTGTTTGTGATACCGGAAGTACAAGGAAGAGGCATCGGCAGATCGTTGATGGAGTATGTCAAAGCATTACATGGAGAAATAACATTGAGGGTATACGTTAAAAATGAACATGCTGTTCTGTTTTATGAGAAATTGGGATATGATATCATTGAAGAACAGTTGGACATAGAAACCGGAGAAAGAGAATATGTAATGAAGTGGGAAAAGTAATTGTTTTTATTATCAATATATTAACTAATAACGAATGAGAAAGATTTTATTATTTTTATTATTAGCTACTCTCTTGAGTGCTTGCGATAACGATTCTGATTCAAACTGGAACAATCGTCCGGGTTGGGAGGATAATCAAAATTGGGAAGTGTATACTATTACAATTAATGCTAAAGATTGGCAATTAGTAGGAGATGTAAACGGGGATAATTCTTTCTATAGATGTATTGTGGATGATCGGTATCTGGATCAGAATATTTTTGATAACGGTAGTGTGATGGTCTATTTGATACAATATGACGGAAATACTCCTGTGCAAACTCCGTTGCCCTACATAATGCATTATGCTGATGGTGACAATTTATGGACGGAAACTTTTTCATACGATTACAGTGTAGGGTCACTGGCCTTTTATGTAACCTATAGTGATTTTTTTACAGAAAACAAGCCCGGTACATGTCAATTTAAGGTTGTGATGCATTGGTAAATATACAAGCGAGCCGTATCCTTAGATGTTTTTCAATCAATAGGATACGGCTCTCTGCTTTTTTAATCAGATTTTATTCTTTATTCAAGTTCATCCAGTATTTTCTTTATATCAACCGGTTGAAGCCGGCCATATACTTTCTCTCCAATCATGACTACCGGTGCAAGTCCGCAGGCTCCTACACAGCGTAAACAATCTAGTGAAAATTTGCCGTCAGGTGTTGTTTCTCCTACTTCAATACCAAGTACACGTTTAAACTCTTCCAGTAATTTTTCGGATCCTCTTACATAACAAGCTGTTCCCATACATACGGAGATAGGGTGTTTGCCTTTGGGAGTCATCGTAAAAAAAGTATAGAAGGTTACAACTCCGTAAACTTTCGATACGGGAATATTAAGTTTATGGGCAATAATACGCTGCATCTCTTCAGGCAGATAACCTTGAAGGTGTTGTGCTTCGTGGAGAATATTGATAAGTTCTCCCGGATCGTTTCCATGTTTATCGCAGATAGCTTTTACTTCTTCAGCTACCATACATGCTAATTTTATATCTGACATAGTTCTATCCTTAATTTGTTAATCAATCGCCTTATTGAAATAATGAGTATGCAAAAGCATATGTGCTTTTTCGCTTAGAGGTTTCCCTAGATATTCTTCATACAATTTTTGAATATAGGGATTCTCATGTGATTTGCGTATGGGCTTATTTGCATCTTCTTCGTATAAAGCTTTAGAGCGTGCGTATAAAATATCAGTCTGTCCATGATGAAGTGGTTGTCCTCCTCCACCGATACATCCACCGGGACAAGCCATAATTTCAATAGCATGATATTCATTATTGCCATTCCGGATGTCTTCTAGAAGATGTCTGGCATTTCCCAAACCATGTGCGATGCCTACTTTCAGTTCAAAACCATTCAGATTGATAACTGCCCGGCGTACACCGTCCATACCTCTGACATTTTCGAAGTTTACATTCTCTAAAGTCTGCCCGGTGTAGATTTCATAAACAGATCGTAAGGCAGCTTCCATTACTCCACCAGTAGTTCCGAATATAACACTCGCCCCTGTTGATTCTCCCATAGGTTGGTCGAACTCGCTGTCCGGCAACAATTGGAAACCGATATTGGCACGTTTTATTAGTCTTGCCAACTCGCGTGTACTGATAGAATAATCCACATCAGGATTACCGTTTGTTTTGAATTCATCCCGGTCACATTCGTACTTCTTAGCCAAACAGGGCATGATAGATACTACAATTAACTTTTCGCGAGGGATTCCCATTTTTTCAGCCCAGTATGATTTAGCTATTGAACCGAACATCTGTTGGGGAGAACGGGCTGTTGAAGGAATATTCAACATATCCGGGAAATGATGTTCAAAAAAGTTTACCCATGCCGGACAGCAAGATGTCAATATGGGGAGGCAAACTTCTTTATCTCCATCAAGGAAACGAGTTAGTCTTTCTAATACTTCCGCTCCTTCTTCCATAATGGTGAGATCAGCCGCGAAGTCGGTGTCAAATACATAATTAAATCCCAATTCGCGTAAAGCATAAACCATCTTTCCCGTAACAGATGTTCCGGCCGGCATCCCGAATTCCTCCCCTAGAGCCACTCTGACAGCAGGGGCAGTCTGCACAATTACTATTTTATCCGGATTTTCCAAATCTTCCAATAAACGGTTGGTATGGTCGTGTTCGGTCAAGGCTCCAACCGGACAAACCGCTACACACTGCCCACAATAAGTACATTCACTTTCACCCATTTTCTTATCAAAAGCAGGTGCGATGGTCGTGTTGAATCCTCTTCTTACCGCTCCAAGGGCACCAACGGTTTGTACATCATTACATACACTTTCACAGCGCCTACAGAAGATACATTTATCCATATTACGTACGATAGAGGTTGTCACTTCGCGTTTTCTTAACGAGAGTTCTCCTCCATTAAATGGCATTTCGCGTACATTGAAGCGTAGTGCTAGATTCTGTAATTCACAATTACCGGATTTCGGGCAAGTAAGGCAGTCGTTCGGATGGTCGGATAAAATGAGTTCGGCTACTACTTTTCGGGCATTCATAACTCTTAAAGTACTGGTACGAACTACCATCCCTTCTGTGCAACGAGTAGCACACGAAGGTGCTAAGTTTTTTCTTCCTTCTACTTCGACTACACAGATTCGGCAGGAAGCAGGATTATTTTTTATACAGGTTCCTTTGAGATCAATGTGGCAAAGTGTAGGTATAGATATACCTATTTCTGTTGCAGCCTCCAGTATGGTTGTACCTTGAGGAACTGTGATTGAATGCCCATCTATTTGCAGTGTTACTTTTTTTGTTTCCATAGTCTTGATGATTAACAAACAGAGATTGCTTTAAATTTACAACGTGCCATACACATTCCACATTTAATACATTTTTCCGGAAGAATGGTATGAGGTTTACGTGGCAAGCCTGTGATGGCATCTGCCGGACAATTCTTTGCGCACAAATGACATCCTATGCATAGATCAGGATTAATATAATAGGTCAATAGTGATTTACACTGTTTTGCGCGGCATGTTTTGTCATGTACATGTTCCACGTACTCGTCATAGAAGTTATCGAGTGTCGATAATACCGGATTAGGAGAAGTTTGTCCGAGTCCGCAAAGAGCTGTATCTTTTATCACCTTGCCTAATGTTTGTAGGGTTTGCAGATCTTTTTCGGTGGCTTTTCCTTCTGTTATCTTGTTCAACAATTCTAGCAATCGCTTATTTCCAATACGGCAAGGTGTACATTTTCCACAAGATTCTTCTACTGTAAAGTCGAGGAAGAAACGAGCCACGGAAACCATACAGTCGTCCTCGTCCATGACAATCATACCTCCTGATCCCATCATG encodes:
- a CDS encoding VOC family protein; the protein is MHIHHIALWTAQLEELKNFYIRYFNGISNEKYVNSLKGFESYLISFKSGGAQIEIMRRKDITTHQHTVPSIGLAHFSFSTGSKETVLKLTEQLRKDGFTIASEPRITGDGFFESAILDPDGNIVEITI
- a CDS encoding N-acetyltransferase, yielding MIRCYSSQDTDRVVRIWLEASILAHHFVPALYWIGKEEDMRNQYLPLSQIYVFEEEESKVVQGFVAMVNNYLAALFVIPEVQGRGIGRSLMEYVKALHGEITLRVYVKNEHAVLFYEKLGYDIIEEQLDIETGEREYVMKWEK
- the nuoE gene encoding NADH-quinone oxidoreductase subunit NuoE, giving the protein MSDIKLACMVAEEVKAICDKHGNDPGELINILHEAQHLQGYLPEEMQRIIAHKLNIPVSKVYGVVTFYTFFTMTPKGKHPISVCMGTACYVRGSEKLLEEFKRVLGIEVGETTPDGKFSLDCLRCVGACGLAPVVMIGEKVYGRLQPVDIKKILDELE
- a CDS encoding NADH-dependent [FeFe] hydrogenase, group A6, which codes for METKKVTLQIDGHSITVPQGTTILEAATEIGISIPTLCHIDLKGTCIKNNPASCRICVVEVEGRKNLAPSCATRCTEGMVVRTSTLRVMNARKVVAELILSDHPNDCLTCPKSGNCELQNLALRFNVREMPFNGGELSLRKREVTTSIVRNMDKCIFCRRCESVCNDVQTVGALGAVRRGFNTTIAPAFDKKMGESECTYCGQCVAVCPVGALTEHDHTNRLLEDLENPDKIVIVQTAPAVRVALGEEFGMPAGTSVTGKMVYALRELGFNYVFDTDFAADLTIMEEGAEVLERLTRFLDGDKEVCLPILTSCCPAWVNFFEHHFPDMLNIPSTARSPQQMFGSIAKSYWAEKMGIPREKLIVVSIMPCLAKKYECDRDEFKTNGNPDVDYSISTRELARLIKRANIGFQLLPDSEFDQPMGESTGASVIFGTTGGVMEAALRSVYEIYTGQTLENVNFENVRGMDGVRRAVINLNGFELKVGIAHGLGNARHLLEDIRNGNNEYHAIEIMACPGGCIGGGGQPLHHGQTDILYARSKALYEEDANKPIRKSHENPYIQKLYEEYLGKPLSEKAHMLLHTHYFNKAID